In Juglans regia cultivar Chandler chromosome 13, Walnut 2.0, whole genome shotgun sequence, the DNA window AAGACATTTGTACAACACACAATTCGTAAggataagaaatattttcaatatttgacTTTATATAGAGCCAACgtcaatataatatttaggtTATCGTAATTGAAAACTCCGAAAGAGCCGATACCATGTTGCCAAAAGGAACAAAATTTTGTATTGACAATGCTTTGTATTTCTTCGAAGTCTAGAAGAAATTTACTGAGTTTTAAAGATATTCATCGTAATGGTTATTATGTTGAAATTACCAATGAAGgcaatgatgaatatttttacattacaaCGATAAATTTAGGCTAAAAGCTCATATTAAATAAACGGCCAGTTTTCTCTTCTGGGTTATAGTATACAACAttgaaaacaataatattacacGTTATAATGCACCAGAAGTGCTTGGATCCAAAAATCTTTATGCTTTGGCATGATCATTTTGGTCATCCAGAATCAATTATGATGCATCGAATTATTGAGAATTCATATGGACATCCCTTAAAGAATCAGAATATTTTTTACCAAGTAATTATTCATGTGTAGCACATCCCAAAGGAAAGCTAATTGTTAGACCATCCCCTTCCAAGATAATTCTTgaatctccatcatttttacaaataatcCATGGAGATATATGTGGACCTATACATCCATCAAGTGGgtcatttagatattttatggttttaatcgATGCATCAATTAGATGGTTATATGTTTGTTTACTTTTTACTCGAAATGTTGCATTTGCAAGACTTCTTACACATATTATTAGATTACGTGCTCAATTTCCTCATTATCCAATTCAGGCTATTCGATTGGATAATACATGTGaatttaaatctaaaacttttGATGATTATTGCATGTTAGTTGGGATTAATGTCGAACATCCTGTTGCCCATACACATATTCAGAATAGTTTAGCTGAATCATTTATTAAACATCTGCAATTAATTGATTGATCACTACTTCTGAAAACAAAACTACATGTCTCTACTTGAGGATATGCAATTTTGCATGCTGCATAATTGGTTCGAATAAGACCAACTgcttataataaatattcacCATTGCAACTTGCATTTTTCCAActactaaatatttttcatcttcgtATGTTTGGTTGTGTTGTGTATGTTTCAATTGCACCTCCCCAACACACTAAGATGAGTCATTAACGTAGATTTGAAATTTATGTTGATTTCGATTCTCTCTCTATCAATAGATTCCTCGAACCTTTAATTAGAAATGTTTTTAAGGCTcgttttaaatattatcattttgatGAAATAGTCTTCTCACCATTAGGGGGAAAAAGTTTCCAgaagcagaaaaaaaaataatataaacactttAACGCTATCTCATCTTGATCCTTGTACAAATCAATGTGAATTGAAAGATcaaaatatcattcatttacAAACTATTGCAGTTGAATTACCATATGTCTCTATTGACAACAAGAAAATAGTGAAGTCTCATATTCTAGTGCTAATACTCCAGCAAAGATCGATATCCGATAGAACAATCAAATAATGCAATAGTTAATGAGTCTAATACACACCTGAAGCGTGGAAGACCTATTGGTGCAAAGAATTAGACTccccaaaagagaaaaatacaaataaaataaatcagtGCTCCTAAAGAGGTCGTAGCCACAAAATAGGTAATAAGAGCTATAGATCTATCTAAACTTTCTATACAAAATTCTCTCATAATAGAATCCCGTGAAGTGGAATCCCCTGAAGATGAACCTCCTGAAGAGTTATCTTCTGAAGAGGAAAAGATACTTGAAAATaacgagatttcgatatattataCAAGTACAGGAGAATTATttgatagaaataaaattatttttgaaaacatattttcatttaaaattgcTCTTGATATCACTAGAAGTGATGATAATGAACAAAAACCCATCGATGAATGTGGACATAAAAATGATCGGTCAAAATGGAAAGAAGCAATTCATGCAGAATTGATGTCACTAGCAAAACGTGAAATATTTGGACCTGCTATCCAAGCACTTAAAGGTGTAATGCTTGTTGGATATAAGTGGGTATTTATACATAAACGTaatgagaaaatgaaattgTGAGATACAAAACACGACTTGTTGCATAAGGTTTCTTGCAAAAATCTGGTATtgtattgattatgaagaaacatATTCTCTTGTAGTGGGTGCAATTTCATTAAGAATTTTGATTAGCTTGGTAGTCACAGAAAGTTTGGATATGCGTTTAGTGGATGTTGTTAcaacatatttatatggatcactagataatgatatttatatgaaaatccCTTAAAGATATAAAATGTCTGAAGCATGTAATTCAAAGTCctgaaatatttattctatCAAGTTACAAAGATCtttatatggattaaaacaatCTGAACGTATGTAGTACAATCGTCTAAgtgaatatttattaaaagaaggatttgaaaataatttaatttgtctatgtgttttcataaaaataaaataaaataaaaatttgaatttgctACTATTGCAGCATATGTAAATGATTTAAATCTTGTTGGAACTCCAAAATAGCTGATAAACGCTGCAAActatttaaaaatgagtttgaaatgaaagaccttggaaaaataaaattttgtcttGGTATGTAAATTAAACACTTTTCAAATGGAGTTATTGTCCATCAGTTAACATATACAGAAAAGGTCATGAAACACTTTTACATGAACAAAGCTCATCATTTGAGTAATCTAATGGTTGTCCAAATACTTCATGTAAAAAAAGACTCATTTCGCTCTcgaaaagatgatgaaaaaattcTTAGTCCTAAAGTACAATATCTAAGTGCAATTGATACTTTAATGTATCTTGTAAATTGCACACGAccagatatttcattttcagttAACTTACTAGTAAAATATAGTTATGCACCAACTCAAAGGCACTTGAATGGGATCAAACATATTCCGCTACCTTCGTGAACGGTTGACATGAGATTGTTTTATCCAAAAGGATCAAATCCTCAATTATTTGGTTATGCAGACTCAGATTATCTTTCTGATCTGCATAAAGGAAGATTACAAACATGATACATGTTCACTTGTGGAGGTACAACTATTTCATGGAGATCTGAAAGCAAACATTAATTGCTATTTCTTCCAACTACTTAAAGATTATTACAATTcatgaaacaagcatggaatgTATTTGATGAAGATCAGTAATTCAACACATTCAAAATAAGTGTGAATTATCTACAATCAAAGATAGTCTAATAAcaatatatgaagataatgcTGCTTGTATCACACAAATCAAATAAGGTTATATCAAAAGTGATAGAACCAAACATATTTCAccaaatttcttttatatacatGAGCTCCAGAAGAGATGTGATATTGATGtcaaacaaatatgatcatgCAACAATTTAGTAGATCTATTCACTAAAGCATTACCAATtgcaacatttaaaaaattggtACACAACATCAGAATGCATCAACTCAAAAATCTTTCGTTGTAAATTATTGAAGTTCTATATACTTTTAAGGGAGAGAAAATAATCATACGGATATTACTCTCTTTCCTTCGCTAAGGGTTTTTTCCATTGGGTTTTCCTTTGCAAGGTTTTAACTAAACAATCCTAAAGCATTCCAAGGTACACAATAATATtgtactctttttcttttattgttggtttttttctatcgagtttttcctttgttttaacGATGCACGTTCTTTGTGTATGTTCATCCAATGAGGAGTGTTATAAATGCATACATAAATTTGGCGGATGGTCATTTGGTTTCCACCTCTTAAAATTCTAGCACATTCGTATACTGACtcttaaaattctcatttaTATACCAACTCTTGGAATTcttaaattcatcaatgtatcTCATTAATTCATGTATCATCATTTCATATTCCTTATCTTCCTATGCCTATAAAAAGTTGTCTTGAAGATCATTTGTAGAacataataaattcaaaaaaaatgatattgagCTCATGAAAAGCTAAGTTTACATTGGTGTCTTCCAAATCTCTTGGTACTTCTGTTTAGTTTTATAACAACGTTTTATACAAGCATCCATAGTTGCCTTTTCTCCTttgattttttaagattttattatcaaaagtctatataataatatattgtgtaaaaGTCTATCATATCAGcttacaaacaaataaaatatattttatcttttttatgaaATACAAGATCACACGATAAATAGCATGTTACATGTTGTGTAAAACGATGAAAGAAAATTAACGTGGTTTGGTAACATTAACTTTTACAGAGCCGTAGATGATTTTATTGTAATGAAGAATCACAAACTACACTTTAGGGTGAAATTTCATTATTTAGAGCCCTCGAAGCCACTATACTATAcattaagtacatatttataatGTCATACAGTAGAAATCctaatttttacttttctgcattattcattcgagcgaagtgtcgagtGTGcctcgagcaaactctctgcCTGACATTCGCTTGAGTGAGcctcgagcaaactctctgcTTGAGTTTCGCTTGATTTATCTATCATGCAAACATGGAGCGAACTTTTTGCCTAACACTTCTAGAATCGCAAATGGTGCCAAAAAATTTCCTTGGACATCCACGAATATCAGGTCAAGCCTCCTTAAAAATTcgccaaaaaaattataacacatCATTGTCGAGTCAAGTCATCAAGTTGAGCCAACACACTAACAAACCAGCCTCCACAAACCCAACATTACACaccaaatatataaataagagcATTGCTATTTATAAGCCTATACACtacacaccaaaatttttttatttttttaaaatttttttaaagttttattttattttattattcttaaaataattgaattattctactcataatccatataccacacatttgataagaaaataaaattaaaaaaatcataaaaaagatggtgtgtgatgtatgaggcttatgaataaaatttttctataaataacttATCCACTAAATGAGTACAAGCAATGATGTTTTTGCAAGGGGAAGTGTAAAGGCTCCAGTGAAATAcacaaaatttgtatatttttgtctgtgttttctttttctctttttctatttttcaatgGTCTCTGTCCAAGATCATgaaatccaaacataatcatataaaaattgataagagaataaagaGGTGGAGCAGGGACTTGCATATCCACAAGTACGGAGGTTGTGAGTTTGTCGATCCTACTACGTTTAATGTTATCTTAGTACTCTTTGCATTATCGTAATTCTTGTGTAAAGACTCCCCTTCCCCAGCTAGGAAACAAAAaccattaaatcagttatatttattgaataaataaaGGTGGTCAGTGAATGAAACTCAGTAGACGGAAGTGTAATCTCCAAACAACATAACATTACTGCTGCCATTACTCTCAAAGGATCCCTTAACTTGCAGCCAACAAGAAGAGCAGTGATTTGAACAAGGTTGCATCTGCATCCTCACCAGGGTCTTTTAAATTTGCAATTCACAAATTATTCGTAATAGGATAATTTGGTTTAGTGAACCTGAGTCGACCCATTTCTTCTTTCACAAGTAACGCAATTTCATTGAACGCATTGAGAGACGAACCCAAAtatacaagaagtatacaaaagaaaatgaccAACTAGCTAGATGAAGAAAACCAGCAAACCATCCTCCTAAATGGGTGAGGACTGGATATATACACGTTGATGTTCGTGTGCTAGTGCAAGATGGAGCATAGAGCATTACATCTTCGTCACTTCCCCATAGCCTTTGAATCAAAGGGCTACCAACACCGACCCAATTGAGACACGGCTTCACCTTGATAAAACAGTGAAGCTGTGGTCAACCCTAGATGCCTAATTTTTCCAGGGGGAAAGACCATGCTAGTCATGTGTGCCAATCTGGTGTTTGCAATGGTTGTCTTGGTATCATtttacaaacaaaaatcaaCGAGAAAACTCATGATTCTCCTTCTCCAAACTCCGctagttttttttcccttttccaaTTCAAACTAGGAGGAATGGTGTTTGGCAAAAATGTGATCTATCTTATTCTTTGGTCGTATTAAAACTATGGTTTTCTATAGTGAGTAAATGTTTCACTCGGTGGAAACTCAGAATGATAACAGTGAAAGGCTTTAGAAATGCTTTAGGGCATAAGATTATCAAAATGAGGATCCCAACTTTACACAGAAAAATTCAAAGGGTTCTCATATAATAACAGAGAGCCGTGGAGTTCAAACGCAATAAGTACAAATCCCAATAACAATAATCTACACAATTTGAATAAAAAGCATCACTTGATTTCTGATGAATACAAAACGCTCCTGATGCTCGAGAGCCCTATTGAGTGGTGCCTAATGCAAGATCATGCCAAGCATCTCCACCAACCTGTTGAGACTCCTGATCTAATAGGATGAGGAAAACCCAAGAGAAGgtattagaaagaaaattattaaacagCACCACCTTGAAAGTGGAAAAATTAGGTTCAATAGATGACAGGGACATGCTTAAATTGTCATCATTAAGAGTATAACAAAAGCATTAATATCAAAGCAGGGATTTTCCACTGTCCCCAGTCTTGCAGCCACAAAACATTGCCAAAAAACCACATACTTCCTGGCATTATCACAAAATTCACACTTTTCAAACTGAGGATACTAGAAACATAAACCCATTTAGAATTAAGGGAAGCACTCTAATCTAGTCAATAAACATCCTTACTTGAGTCCTCGGCGTCTTCAGTCCGAACAACCAGAGGCGGCAGTGGAAGATCTGCAATAATAAGTGAACGAGGAATTAAACAAGCGGGCTACAAAGAAATGTGAGAGAAACAAATTCTCCATGAACGTTTACGTGCATGTCCACATTGCAAGGGGGAAGAAAGAATGATACCATCATCAGGCAAGGTGTCTCTCATCCACTCTTCATCCACAATATCTATGAGTACTCCCAAACTTATTTCTGCCATCTTCGCTGTCTTATTAACAAAATGCAGCACAATGGAACaaattagtatttctaacaCCCAGTACTTCATCAATTggcatggaaaagaaaaattgcagGTATTCTTTGGTTGATCAGACTATGAACTGTAAAACCAGAAGTATCTATCGTCTTACATGAACAAGCCATCCCCAAAAAGCAAGTAGTTTCCAAGAAAAATCACACCAATGATCCGTTTGGTCATCAAGAAAAtgcaggaaaaataataataatctctaGAATTCCAGATTCCACGTTAGCACCTAAACCAAAAAACCTCCACTCTACTAACTCTAAAcgcatctattttttttttgataagtttttatCCTTGCTTAAGGCGCATTCTTCGGTTTTTGCTTTATCTTTCCCGAACTTTTACGAGCAAACAAAGAGATAACTCaagaacaaaaggaaaagaagaaagaaccaAAGAAGATGAAACTCACGGACGAGAGAAGTTGTGACAGTCGTCGATGGACAGCTTCAGCTTCACGGCTTCAGTGCCAATCTTTCCTTTTGATGCCAAACAGATGATTTATCTGTGCCCTAAGAAAAAGAGGTGGGCTTTTCTATTGGGCATCGGATCCGTTAAAACATCGGCCCAACTTATACGGCCTATAACACTAAAagtaacactttttttttgggttggaattaagggtgtaactggtccggtccagtccgattttgaataaaatttaggatcgaaTCGGTATGcatcgattttatatttttaaaaatcgattaCACACCAGTTACCTCCCTAGACCAGTAcatccggttttaccggttccgGTTCGATTCGATTTTCGAATTTTATTTGATATCTTATTTCCTAATCCAAGTCAAACAATCTAACCTAATCAAATAACGATTATCTACTTGTTGACAACAACCATTGATATAATTTAGTGGCTCAATAACAATTGCTACTGATGGCTGACTTATTCAATGACTATGTGCAACGAGAATCACGTGGatgatcaaaatcattttcataatcaCCTTCTAACTGATCATTGTTGTTGCCTATCTAATGAAAAAGCATGGAATGACTAATGAGCCCATCTCAAGCGCTAGAGCATGTGAAGAGCAAACAGCCATTGACCCATTAACTCATTAACCCAATGAATCTTTTAAAACCAAGCATAGATTCTTAGGCTTTAGTCATGGAACTTTCTGAGAATTTTAACAAATAGTGACAAACAACAGATGCCGCATGGTATGAAGAATTCCCCTCCAGAATCAGAGGCAAATAATTAGGCAAAGTAGTGTCTAAAGATGCTAAACAACATATTgctaaagttaaaaaatatcttttccaTTCAAAAGCATCTAATGATGCTAAACATaactattgaaaaaaaaagcgagagagagagagagtactgtGCAGGGGGTGAGCTGTGCGACCGCCGATGGAGGGGCTAGAGGATGCGACGCGACGGAGGGGCTGGGCTACTGGGGGGTGATTCTAGGGTTTtctgagggagggagggagggagggagggggaaacTGATTTTTGCCTTTTGGGATCACtcgggggcgggggggggggcaaGGGAATGAAACGGCGCcagtgatattaatatatattatatatagtatactatagtatatattataatactaactatatattatactattatagtgataatatcactataatactatcataataataccatataatactatatatatagttatatatattttgttatagtgatttatatctaatactatagtatagtattagttatagcgatttagtataattacatTAGTATaggtataactatagtctatattagactataagtataactatagctatagtgagtttgttaattgttatattagtatttgttaattgttatagtaagtttaatttattacaactatattattgatagtattatggtgatagtattagtatagtaatttattatactGATAGTATTAgcatagtaatttagtattactaatagtatattactagtagtatatatataatatgtgataaaatgttattaataatttaatatatatattttatgtttaaagcatatgatcagctaaattttcatctttaagattaaatttttattttataaattataataaaattatcttatatataattatatgaataacacatgatcaaacaaattacaaatgttcatatttaagatcaacattttatgttataatttaaaaattataatatgaaattatttcatatatgatatataattatataaattatatataagaatttcatatataattatatattatatataaaacttatatatataaaatattttgtataatatataaaattaatttttatatatatttttttcccaaccaGTCCAGTCCGGTACAGAAACTACGAAACCGAAACCGGATCGGATTCGACCGTTTTTtataatataggaaccggtcTCGAACCAAACCTGTTCAAAATCGAATCAACCATCCTGGccaattttttggtttttcgatttaaatttacaccgcTAGTTGGAACAAAGTAATAATTAGGAATTAagtcccgtttggatgttgaactgagttgagatgagttgaattctttataaataatagtgagttgagatggtgaaatgagttttgtaaagcctacctaagatgagtttagatgtgtttggatgttgatgagtttagatgtaattataggaagttgaaaaaagttgtgggccccgcgtgtaaagaggtgttgagttgaaaaatattgtgagtctcacgtgtaaagaggttttgagttgagataagtttagtgatttgagagttagactCAGCTTATAATTAGACTTAACTGAGTTAATCTTAGTTCAATTCAAGTTCTAAATGGGGCCTTATCATTAGTAGTGGCCTAGCTAAAGTCAAATTTTGACCAAATTATAACTAAATTGCCTAAAACCTTCGATTGGCCAAATTTGACCAACCCAAATGGCAGCCCAAATTTGATTAGCCCAAATGACTGGCCAAATAATTTTCCTTGCATAATAAATTGCTgattttgcttataataatgaATATGTCACAATAATTGGCTGATTTTGCTTCTAATAAATAGATCACTACCTTTCAAAACTGTCTTAAGAGAAACCTTGCTAGTTATCTCGAAAACAAGACTGAGTGTTTTTCTAGAATAGGGTCCATTAATtagcatttttaaaaaattaaaaaaaaaacaaaacaaaagcaaaaataaaaaataaaaaattcttgtaACTCTTCCAAGTGGATCCTTCTATATCAAATGTTTCATCTATATTGCATTCCTAATCAATTCATCCAATAATTAATAAGTAGGAGATGTTATGTTTTATAGTGGAAGAATATGATTGTTGTAAAAATATATCAGTTGAAAGAATATGACCCTTGTAAAAAAAGactattagaaaattatattcgtTGGAATAATATGatcgttagaaaattaatgtgtacttttttaataacgaacaaatattcaaattccaattagaattaaaataaatgaaaatgtcaaaatcaatattttaatagaataatgatatatttggagattttgttatttggaaaagtggctagctaaatttattaaagtgaattttctagtcaaattttggctaGGCCACTACTAATCCTCTTAAGAGGATTAACATTGGTATATctatatgcaaatgcaaaatatatttagCTAGCTAGACCATTGAATTTACTTCATTGTATTAtgcatatgtaaatattttccttGCTATGAACAGTACTACATCTTTGTAGATGGACTATTCActcttgaaattttattttattactctctctctctctctctctctctctctctctctccctctccacaACGTGATTATTTTTCCTCTCAACCCTCAACTTTCCTCTTCTCCCTTGACACTCGACATAAccctttctctctcaaaaacctgcgcagctctctctctctctcgacagcTCTCGACGGATTGTGCAATGGTTCATGTATGATTTTCTCCCTTTATTCTCtatttcttcattctctctctatgGTCGAGTGAAGGTTCCCTATTCCTCCCTCCCAAAACTCTTGATCATGTGATGATTTATAGGGATTCCGTCTCCCATAAGGACCACTGTTTTCAATCTTGTATCGTACCGATCGGTATGGCTGATATTTGCTGTACTGGCCATTGTACAGGTACAGTATACGTTTCGTACTGGCCCAAATACAAGCCGTATCGGCCTCCATTTCGACCTATACCGGCCTATATTCCTGCTGGTactggccgatatttcggccttcaattttttttttttcaaactataattttttttaactcccaATTCAGACTacgttatttataatttatatatatatgtatttatatataatttattcatatatagactattattttagaatataatttatatatataatttatttatttatcgactattccgaaacggtatacgaaacgataccggtatcaaaatatttcgttccagtgccttgactggTACGACTTCCagt includes these proteins:
- the LOC109010818 gene encoding anaphase-promoting complex subunit 13, which produces MAEISLGVLIDIVDEEWMRDTLPDDDLPLPPLVVRTEDAEDSNQESQQVGGDAWHDLALGTTQ